Proteins from a single region of Hydra vulgaris chromosome 12, alternate assembly HydraT2T_AEP:
- the LOC136088562 gene encoding uncharacterized protein LOC136088562, which produces MALRSQIYLVSPAERIEGSKLPSGKQVLGHFLHLHNVLKEDIRKAATHAIEKVEDFWFRAKIPTRHHQDSIKKLEQLFFEWKSLKKNKSRKTETQQTNETAFSAAIEELFDIAHADAMELIENQEDKVFLESQRKKGRPGCMGRIDKVLLQQQKKQNERKQILQKRVHRSQLDKNTLLDKAVLESSSADSEESQSEPEDEDPVLSTSTVTPSSSSQKQGRQSVVSPQLASMLDRNKMSDRAAMMVIVEAARALGQDAESLALNRSTIQRLRQKHRQQIDFGIIQHFKPNTALTIHWDGKLMQDLTGTEKVDRLPILVTTMGEDKAFGYSKDSCRHWTRRGQSSL; this is translated from the exons ATGGCATTGCGTTCACAAATTTATCTTGTTAGCCCTGCTGAAAGAATTGAAGGTAGTAAATTGCCATCAGGGAAGCAGGTTCTTGGTCACTTTCTACATCTCCACAATGTTTTGAAAGAGGATATTCGAAAGGCTGCAACCCACGCTATTGAGAAAGTTGAAGATTTCTGGTTTCGAGCTAAAATTCCAACCAGGCATCATCAAGATTCCATCAAAAAGCTTGAGCAATTATTCTTCGAGTGGAAAAGTCTAAAGAAAAACAAGAGCCGCAAGACCGAGACTCAACAAACAAATGAAACCGCATTTTCAGCCGCAATAGAAGAACTGTTCGACATTGCACATGCTGACGCCATGGAGCTAATTGAGAATCAAGAAGATAAGGTCTTTCTGGAATCTCAAAGAAAAAAGGGACGACCTGGCTGCATGGGTAGAATCGATAAGGTTCTgcttcaacaacaaaaaaagcagaATGAGAGAAAGCAGATATTGCAAAAGAGAGTACATCGATCTCAACTTGATAAAAACACCTTGCTAGATAAAGCTGTGTTGGAGAGCAGCAGCGCTGATTCAGAAGAAAGTCAGTCTGAACCTGAAGATGAGGATCCAGTTCTAAGCACAAGTACTGTTACTCCTTCTTCTTCATCACAAAAGCAAGGACGCCAAAGTGTTGTTTCACCACAGCTGGCATCTATGCTTGATAGAAATAAAATGAGCGACAGGGCTGCTATGATGGTCATCGTTGAGGCTGCGAGGGCTCTTGGACAAGACGCTGAATCACTCGCTTTGAATAGATCAACCATCCAACGACTCCGTCAGAAACACCGACAGCAAATTGACTTCGGAATCATTCAACATTTCAAGCCAAATACTGCTCTTACAATACACTGGGATGGCAAGCTGATGCAAGATCTGACTGGAACAGAGAAGGTGGATAGGTTGCCCATTCTTGTCACAACAATGGGGGAAGACAAAGCTTTTGGATATTCCAAAGATTCCTGCAG gCACTGGACAAGACGAGGCCAAAGCAGTCTATGA